A single genomic interval of Panthera tigris isolate Pti1 chromosome E3, P.tigris_Pti1_mat1.1, whole genome shotgun sequence harbors:
- the ASPHD1 gene encoding aspartate beta-hydroxylase domain-containing protein 1 — MWRGNSPGGNPGAATEGTGGELGGQGNWGLEDAPGLLARASLPIVPAWPSPLASSALTLLLGALTSLFLWYCYRLGSQDMQALEAGGRAGGVSGGPRGCSETGRPSPGSSGEPGEGLRTEGLVSRRLRAYARRYSWAGMGRVRRAAQGGPGPGGGPGVLGIQRPGLLFLPDLPSVPFVPRDAQRHDVELLESSFPAILRDFGAVSWDFSGTTPLPRGWSPPLAPGCYQLLLYQAGRCQPSNCRRCPGAYRALRGLRSFMSANTFGNAGFSVLLPGARLEGRCGPTNARVRCHLGLKIPPGCELVVGGEPQCWAEGHCLLVDDSFLHTVAHNGSPEDGPRVVFIVDLWHPNVAGAERQALDFVFAPDP; from the exons ATGTGGAGGGGAAACAGCCCAGGGGGTAACCCTGGAGCAGCCACAGAGGGAACCGGTGGAGAACTGGGGGGACAGGGGAACTGGGGTCTGGAAGATGCCCCAGGCCTCCTGGCCAGGGCCTCCCTGCCCATCGTGCCTGCGTGGCCATCGCCCCTGGCCTCCTCAGCCCTTACCCTGCTCCTTGGAGCCCtcacttcccttttcctctggTACTGTTACCGTCTGGGCTCCCAAGACATGCAGGCCCTGGAGGCTGGGGGTCGGGCTGGGGGTGTCAGTGGAGGGCCTAGGGGATGCTCTGAGACTGGCAGGCCAAGCCCTGGGagctctggggagcctggggaagGACTCAGGACAGAAGGCCTAGTGAGCCGTCGCCTGCGGGCCTATGCCAGGCGCTACTCCTGGGCGGGCATGGGTAGGGTGAGGAGGGCAGCTCAAGGTGGTCCAGGCCCTGGGGGAGGGCCAGGGGTCCTGGGCATTCAGCGCCCAGGCCTGCTTTTCCTGCCAGACCTGCCCTCAGTCCCCTTCGTGCCACGGGATGCCCAGCGGCATGATGTGGAGCTCCTGGAGAGCAGCTTCCCTGCCATTTTGCGGGACTTTGGGGCTGTGAGCTGGGACTTCTCAGGGACAACTCCTCTGCCTCGGGGCTggtccccacccctggcccctggGTGCTACCAGCTCCTGCTGTACCAAGCAGGCCGGTGCCAACCCAGCAACTGCCGCCGGTGCCCGGGGGCCTATCGGGCACTGAGGGGGCTGCGGAGCTTTATGAGTGCCAACACCTTCGGCAATGCTGGCTTTTCTGTCCTCCTGCCTGGGGCCCGGCTTGAGGGTCGCTGTGGGCCCACCAATGCCCGGGTCAGATGCCATCTGG GCCTGAAGATTCCTCCTGGCTGTGAGCTGGTGGTCGGGGGCGAGCCCCAGTGCTGGGCTGAAGGACACTGTCTACTGGTGGACGACTCGTTCCTGCACACAGTGGCTCATAATG GCTCCCCAGAAGATGGGCCTCGAGTGGTCTTCATCGTGGACCTTTGGCACCCCAACGTGGCTGGGGCTGAGCGCCAGGCCCTTGACTTTGTCTTCGCACCAGACCCTTGA
- the KCTD13 gene encoding BTB/POZ domain-containing adapter for CUL3-mediated RhoA degradation protein 1 isoform X2 yields MSAEASGPAAAEAPSLEAPKPSGLEPGSAAYGLKPLTPNSKYVKLNVGGSLHYTTLRTLTGQDTMLKAMFSGRAEVLTDAGGWVLIDRSGRHFGTILNYLRDGSVPLPESTRELGELLGEARYYLVQGLIEDCQLALQQKRENLSPLCLIPTVTSPREEQQLLASTSKPVVKLLHNRSNNKYSYTSTSDDNLLKNIELFDKLALRFHGRLLFLKDVLGDEICCWSFYGQGRKIAEVCCTSIVYATEKKQTKVEFPEARIFEETLNILIYETPRGPDPALLEATGGAAGGGGAGRGEDEENREHRVRRIHVRRHITHDERPHGQQIVFKD; encoded by the exons ATGTCGGCCGAGGCCTCGGGCCCGGCGGCGGCCGAGGCCCCGTCCCTGGAAGCGCCTAAGCCCTCGGGTCTTGAGCCTGGCTCCGCCGCCTACGGTCTGAAACCGCTGACCCCGAACAGCAAGTACGTGAAGCTGAACGTGGGCGGCTCGCTGCACTACACCACGCTGCGCACCCTCACGGGACAGGACACCATGCTCAAGGCCATGTTCAGCGGCCGCGCAGAGGTGCTCACCGATGCGGGAG gTTGGGTGCTGATTGACCGGAGCGGCCGTCACTTTGGTACAATCCTCAACTACCTGCGGGATGGGTCCGTGCCACTGCCTGAGAGTACCAGAGAGCTGGGGGAGCTACTAGGCGAAGCGCGCTACTACCTGGTACAGGGCCTGATTGAGGACTGCCAGCTAGCACTGCAG CAAAAAAGGGAGAACCTGTCCCCGCTGTGCCTCATCCCCACGGTGACATCTCCCCGGGAGGAGCAGCAGCTCCTGGCCAGCACCTCCAAG CCCGTGGTGAAGCTCCTGCACAACCGCAGTAACAACAAGTACTCCTACACCAG CACTTCAGATGACAACCTACTTAAGAACATCGAGCTGTTTGACAAACTGGCCCTGCGCTTCCATGGGCGGCTGCTTTTCCTCAAGGATGTACTGGGGGACGAGATCTGCTGCTGGTCCTTCTACGGGCAGGGCCGCAAAATCGCCGAGGTGTGCTGCACCTCCATTGTCTATGCCACGGAAAAGAAGCAGACCAAG GTGGAGTTCCCAGAGGCCCGGATCTTTGAGGAGACCTTGAACATCCTGATCTACGAGACTCCCCGGGGCCCAGACCCAGCCCTCCTGGAGGCCACAGGGGGTGCAGCTGGAGGTGGTGGGGCAGGCCGAGGGGAGGATGAGGAGAACCGAGAGCACCGTGTCCGCAGGATCCATGTCCGGCGCCACATCACCCACGACGAGCGTCCTCATGGCCAACAGATTGTCTTCAAGGACTGA
- the KCTD13 gene encoding BTB/POZ domain-containing adapter for CUL3-mediated RhoA degradation protein 1 isoform X1, producing MSAEASGPAAAEAPSLEAPKPSGLEPGSAAYGLKPLTPNSKYVKLNVGGSLHYTTLRTLTGQDTMLKAMFSGRAEVLTDAGGWVLIDRSGRHFGTILNYLRDGSVPLPESTRELGELLGEARYYLVQGLIEDCQLALQQKRENLSPLCLIPTVTSPREEQQLLASTSKPVVKLLHNRSNNKYSYTRHCCQCFTRINSHHPHSRLSTSDDNLLKNIELFDKLALRFHGRLLFLKDVLGDEICCWSFYGQGRKIAEVCCTSIVYATEKKQTKVEFPEARIFEETLNILIYETPRGPDPALLEATGGAAGGGGAGRGEDEENREHRVRRIHVRRHITHDERPHGQQIVFKD from the exons ATGTCGGCCGAGGCCTCGGGCCCGGCGGCGGCCGAGGCCCCGTCCCTGGAAGCGCCTAAGCCCTCGGGTCTTGAGCCTGGCTCCGCCGCCTACGGTCTGAAACCGCTGACCCCGAACAGCAAGTACGTGAAGCTGAACGTGGGCGGCTCGCTGCACTACACCACGCTGCGCACCCTCACGGGACAGGACACCATGCTCAAGGCCATGTTCAGCGGCCGCGCAGAGGTGCTCACCGATGCGGGAG gTTGGGTGCTGATTGACCGGAGCGGCCGTCACTTTGGTACAATCCTCAACTACCTGCGGGATGGGTCCGTGCCACTGCCTGAGAGTACCAGAGAGCTGGGGGAGCTACTAGGCGAAGCGCGCTACTACCTGGTACAGGGCCTGATTGAGGACTGCCAGCTAGCACTGCAG CAAAAAAGGGAGAACCTGTCCCCGCTGTGCCTCATCCCCACGGTGACATCTCCCCGGGAGGAGCAGCAGCTCCTGGCCAGCACCTCCAAG CCCGTGGTGAAGCTCCTGCACAACCGCAGTAACAACAAGTACTCCTACACCAG GCATTGCTGTCAGTGCTTCACACGTATTAACTCCCATCATCCTCACAGTCGTTTGAG CACTTCAGATGACAACCTACTTAAGAACATCGAGCTGTTTGACAAACTGGCCCTGCGCTTCCATGGGCGGCTGCTTTTCCTCAAGGATGTACTGGGGGACGAGATCTGCTGCTGGTCCTTCTACGGGCAGGGCCGCAAAATCGCCGAGGTGTGCTGCACCTCCATTGTCTATGCCACGGAAAAGAAGCAGACCAAG GTGGAGTTCCCAGAGGCCCGGATCTTTGAGGAGACCTTGAACATCCTGATCTACGAGACTCCCCGGGGCCCAGACCCAGCCCTCCTGGAGGCCACAGGGGGTGCAGCTGGAGGTGGTGGGGCAGGCCGAGGGGAGGATGAGGAGAACCGAGAGCACCGTGTCCGCAGGATCCATGTCCGGCGCCACATCACCCACGACGAGCGTCCTCATGGCCAACAGATTGTCTTCAAGGACTGA